The Gemmatimonas phototrophica region CGGTGACTGGGCGCCGACCTTTGGCGACAACCTGCTCTGGAATGTGCGCACGTTGCTGATTGGGGCCACCACGCACTGGGCGCGGGGGGTGATGTTGTGGAATCTGGCGCTTGATCCATTGCACGGGCCGCATCTGGGCGGCTGTACGAACTGCCGAGGCGTGCTCACGATAGATACCGTGGCGCAGACGGTGCAGCGCAACGAAGAGTACTACGCACTGGCGCACGCCAGTCGGTATGTGCGGGACGGTGCAGTCCGCATGGGCAGCACGCTCGCGGGCGCTGGCGATTCCTCGCTGGTGCAGGTGGCCTTTGCCAACGCCGATGGGAGTTCGGTGGTGCTGATGGCCAACTCGGCTCCGGCGGCGGTCCGGGTGGAGGTCGTGCGCGAGGGGCGTACCGTGGTGATGCAGGTGCCTGGGCGCAGCGTGGTGACGGTGCGTATGGGCGCGGTTCGCGACTAATCGCTCGGCACTTCCACCTGGCTGGATTGTGCCTGAACGGAGGAGGGAACGAGGGAGGAGGTGAGGAGCAAAGACGTTCGCTGTTCTCCGCGTCTCCGGGGCACCGCGGCTCCGATGAACTGGTCGTCGTTGCTGGTCCGGTTGGCCATTAGTGTGTAGAATCGCTGAAGCGCGATTCCTGTCCCGTTTGTCCGGAGTGACCCATGTTGATCAGTCCTGTCCTCGCTGCCGCCATCAATACGCAGATCGGGCACGAGTTTTCGGCGAGCCTGCAGTACTACGCCATTGCCACGCACTTTCACCGCGCGCATCTGCTGCAGTTGGCCACGTTGTTCTTCAAGCAGGCCGACGAGGAGCGCGAGCATGCCGTGAAGCTGCTCAAGTACGTGGTGGATACCGGTGGGGAGTTGCGGTTGCCGGCCACGAAGGAGCCGGTGCACACCTTTCCCAGCAGTGAAGCCGCCGTGGAAGCCGCGCTCACATGGGAGCTCGAGGTGACGGGGCAAATCAAGGGGTTGATGGATCTGGCGGCGAGCGAAGGCGATTATCTCGCGCAGAACTTCCTGCAGTGGTTTGTGGACGAACAGCTGGAAGAGGTGATGAAGATGCAGCGCCTGCTGGGCGTGGTCCGCATGGCTGGCGAGAAGCATTTGCTGAGCGTGGAAGCGTATCTGGTGCACGGCGCCTGATGCAGGTACGGGGGACCGGCGTGCTGGCGGCGCTCTGGCTGGTTATCAGTGGGTCGGCAGTTGGGGGGCAAGGCGGGCCGACCGCAGACAGCGTGGTGCCGGTGGCCGTCCCCCTCATGGTCCACCGTGTGGTGTCGGGCGAGTCGGTCGTGCTGTTGTCCGACAACCGCGTCACGCTCACGCCGACTCAGCGCAGCGTGGAGATTGCGTATGCGCCCCTCGCCGCGGCCGACACCGTTCCGGCCCGCTTCCGGTATCGACTGGCCGGTTACGACGACGAGTGGGTGAATGTGGGCGCGCGTCGCAGCGCGTATTACACCAAGCTCCCTCCGGGGAGCTATCGCTTTGTCGTACAGGTCACCGGCCCGCATGGGGAATGGTCGCCGCCGGGCGCCGAGCTGCTGGTGGAGGTGACACCGCGGTGGTGGGAAGGCACGCTCTTCCGGGTGGCGGTGCTGTTGTGTTGTCTGGCCGTAGGGTTGCTGCTGGTGTTCCGTCGAGTGCGCGTGCAGCGCACACAGACGCAGGAACTCGAAAGTGCGATGGCCGACCGGAGTGGCACGCTGGCGGCACGCGAGCAGGAGCTGGCGCGCCAGAACCATCTGCTGGCGGCACAGGCGCGGCAGTTGCAGGCACTCGATACGGCCAAGACACGTTTCTTTGCCAACGTGTCGCATGAATTACGCACGCCCCTCACGCTCACCATTGGTCCGCTGGAAGATCTGCAGGCGCGCGGCGGGCGCGACCCGCAGGAAGACCGGTGGGTGGATATTGCGTTGCGCAATTCCCGCCGGCTGCTGCGCCTGGTCAATCAGATTCTGGATGTGGCCAAGCTGGAAGCCGGACAGATGGAGCTTCGCCCGCGCCCTCTGGATCTCTCGCTGTTCGTGCGCGGGATCATTGGCGCCTTTGCATCGGTGGCGGAACGCAAGCATATCGCGCTGATGCTCGATGCTCCGCCGGTGCTCAAGGGGCTGTTCGATGCCGACGCCATTGAAAAGGTGCTGACAAATCTGCTGTCAAACGCCGTGAAGTTCACCCCGGACGGCGGGACGGTCCGCCTCAAGGTGGAGCGATCGATACGGGATGAAGCCCCGGCGGTCACCATGCGCGTCATCGACACCGGGCCGGGGATTCCGTCCGCGCAGCTGGCGCATGTGTTCGAGCGCTTTTACCAGGTGGATGAAACCGATGCGCGGCTGCAGGCCGGAACGGGTATTGGCCTGGCACTGGTGAAGGAGCTGGTGGAGTTGCATGGCGGGTCCATCACCGCCGACAGTGACCCGCGGGGGACGATGTTCACGGTGGAGATTCCGTACGGGGCGGTGGAAGAGGCCTCGGCGCGCGAGCCCCGCCCTGATCAGGTGACCGGTCCCAGCCGTATCCCGTTGCGCCCCACGCTCGAACAGCCGATTGCCTTTGAGGCCGACGAGGGGCAGGACGAGGCCCACGACGTGCCCACCATGCTGGTGGTGGATGACAGCGATGATCTCCGGGCCTACATCCGCGATCATTTCCAGCGGCACTACCGCATTCTGGAAGCTCGCGACGGGGCAGAGGGGATTGCCGTGGCGCGGCGGGAGCTGCCGGACATTGTCGTGTCGGACGTGATGATGCCCGGCACGGACGGCTTCACACTGGTGCGGACGCTGCGAGAGAGTCCGGAAACCGAGTTCCTGGCGATTGTCCTGCTCACGGCGCAGGCTGAGGATGAACAGAAGATCACTGGCCTCAAGACCGGCGCGGACGAATATCTGGTGAAGCCGTTTGACATGCGGGAACTGGACCTGCGGGTACGGAACCTCATTGCGGCGCGGCGGCGGTGGCAGGAGCGGGTGCCACGGCAGGGTGGGAGCGGGGCGGAGCTCGCTTCCGGGATTGTGGAGGCGGTGGCCGCCACGATTGCACCTACGCGGTACGACACCCCGGTGTCGGAGCCCGTTGCGGTCATGACGCAGGTGGATCTGCAGTTCCGGGAGCGGGTGTTGGCCGTAATCGACGGGCGGTTGTCGGATCCGGAATTTGGGGTGGCGGAGTTGGCCGACGCGGTGGCGCAGGATCGGTCGCACCTGTTCCGGCGGGTCAAGCATGTGTTTGGCACGCCGCCGTCCAACGTGCTGCGTGAGCGGCGG contains the following coding sequences:
- a CDS encoding ferritin: MLISPVLAAAINTQIGHEFSASLQYYAIATHFHRAHLLQLATLFFKQADEEREHAVKLLKYVVDTGGELRLPATKEPVHTFPSSEAAVEAALTWELEVTGQIKGLMDLAASEGDYLAQNFLQWFVDEQLEEVMKMQRLLGVVRMAGEKHLLSVEAYLVHGA
- a CDS encoding hybrid sensor histidine kinase/response regulator transcription factor, which produces MQVRGTGVLAALWLVISGSAVGGQGGPTADSVVPVAVPLMVHRVVSGESVVLLSDNRVTLTPTQRSVEIAYAPLAAADTVPARFRYRLAGYDDEWVNVGARRSAYYTKLPPGSYRFVVQVTGPHGEWSPPGAELLVEVTPRWWEGTLFRVAVLLCCLAVGLLLVFRRVRVQRTQTQELESAMADRSGTLAAREQELARQNHLLAAQARQLQALDTAKTRFFANVSHELRTPLTLTIGPLEDLQARGGRDPQEDRWVDIALRNSRRLLRLVNQILDVAKLEAGQMELRPRPLDLSLFVRGIIGAFASVAERKHIALMLDAPPVLKGLFDADAIEKVLTNLLSNAVKFTPDGGTVRLKVERSIRDEAPAVTMRVIDTGPGIPSAQLAHVFERFYQVDETDARLQAGTGIGLALVKELVELHGGSITADSDPRGTMFTVEIPYGAVEEASAREPRPDQVTGPSRIPLRPTLEQPIAFEADEGQDEAHDVPTMLVVDDSDDLRAYIRDHFQRHYRILEARDGAEGIAVARRELPDIVVSDVMMPGTDGFTLVRTLRESPETEFLAIVLLTAQAEDEQKITGLKTGADEYLVKPFDMRELDLRVRNLIAARRRWQERVPRQGGSGAELASGIVEAVAATIAPTRYDTPVSEPVAVMTQVDLQFRERVLAVIDGRLSDPEFGVAELADAVAQDRSHLFRRVKHVFGTPPSNVLRERRLDVGARLLVSETGTVADVAYAVGFNSVSYFCQCFQQQFGETPATYRSRQVEARG